In the genome of Oncorhynchus masou masou isolate Uvic2021 chromosome 26, UVic_Omas_1.1, whole genome shotgun sequence, one region contains:
- the LOC135514636 gene encoding E3 ubiquitin-protein ligase rififylin-like isoform X2, which translates to MWASCCNWLCLDTATLEESNSRTRHQAYTNSGYSNYPSPPLPDHTCKACGSRFVTLARKHVCMDCKNNYCSRCSAQLEPRPRLCHTCQRFHGTLFDRTELMKVKVKDLRDYLHLHKVSTQMCREKEELVELVLGQQTQSLSGPIVNPLTQTATQHPTPPPAHPTTTTPSTHPESTSTDHAHSQPPPTREDSQSSDTEEVLVPGRRASLSDLAVAEDIEALSVRQLKEILARNFVNYKGCCEKWELMERVTRLYHDQKDLQNHLVSSTNDSTDPSGTPGQEENLCKICMDSPIDCVLLECGHMVTCTKCGKRMNECPICRQYVVRAVHVFRS; encoded by the exons ATGTGGGCATCCTGCTGTAACTGGTTATGTTTGGACACTGCTACGTTGGAGGAGAGCAACAGCCGCACGCGTCACCAGGCCTATACTAACTCAGGCTATAGCAACTACCCGTCGCCCCCACTCCCGGACCACACGTGCAAAGCCTGCGGAAGCCGCTTCGTCACCCTAGCCAGAAAG CATGTCTGCATGGACTGCAAGAATAACTACTGCAGCAGATGTTCGGCCCAGCTTGAGCCCCGTCCACGCCTTTGTCACACCTGCCAGCGGTTCCACGGCACACTTTTCGATCGCACCGAGCTGATGAAGGTCAAGGTGAAGGACCTGCGCGACTACCTCCACCTGCACAAGGTCTCAACGCAGATGTGCCGTGAGAAAGAGGAACTGGTGGAGCTGGTCCTGGGACAGCAGACACAGTCACTCTCTGGCCCAATCGTAAACCCTCTGACCCAAACCGCCACCCAGCACCCAACTCCTCCTCCAgcacaccccaccaccaccacaccctcTACACACCCCGAATCCACCTCCACAGACCATGCCCATTCACAGCCGCCACCCACTCGGGAGGACAGTCAG TCCTCAGACACAGAGGAGGTGCTGGTGCCAGGCCGCAGGGCGTCGCTGTCCGACCTGGCCGTGGCAGAGGACATCGAGGCCCTCAGCGTCCGGCAGCTCAAGGAGATCCTGGCACGTAACTTTGTCAACTACAAGGGCTGCTGCGAAAAGTGGGAGCTAATGGAGAGGGTCACCCGTCTCTACCACGACCAGAAGGACCTTCAGAATCATCTGG TTTCAAGTACAAACGACAGCACAG ACCCCAGCGGTACCCCTGGCCAGGAGGAGAACCTGTGTAAGATCTGCATGGACTCTCCCATTGACTGTGTCCTGCTGGAGTGTGGCCACATGGTCACCTGCACCAAGTGTGGCAAGCGAATGAACGAGTGTCCCATCTGCAGGCAGTATGTGGTGCGGGCCGTTCATGTCTTTAGATCCTGA
- the LOC135514636 gene encoding E3 ubiquitin-protein ligase rififylin-like isoform X1, with the protein MWASCCNWLCLDTATLEESNSRTRHQAYTNSGYSNYPSPPLPDHTCKACGSRFVTLARKHVCMDCKNNYCSRCSAQLEPRPRLCHTCQRFHGTLFDRTELMKVKVKDLRDYLHLHKVSTQMCREKEELVELVLGQQTQSLSGPIVNPLTQTATQHPTPPPAHPTTTTPSTHPESTSTDHAHSQPPPTREDSQTVSVLVSSGLEEPLDTEGDTELQGEQELQSSDTEEVLVPGRRASLSDLAVAEDIEALSVRQLKEILARNFVNYKGCCEKWELMERVTRLYHDQKDLQNHLVSSTNDSTDPSGTPGQEENLCKICMDSPIDCVLLECGHMVTCTKCGKRMNECPICRQYVVRAVHVFRS; encoded by the exons ATGTGGGCATCCTGCTGTAACTGGTTATGTTTGGACACTGCTACGTTGGAGGAGAGCAACAGCCGCACGCGTCACCAGGCCTATACTAACTCAGGCTATAGCAACTACCCGTCGCCCCCACTCCCGGACCACACGTGCAAAGCCTGCGGAAGCCGCTTCGTCACCCTAGCCAGAAAG CATGTCTGCATGGACTGCAAGAATAACTACTGCAGCAGATGTTCGGCCCAGCTTGAGCCCCGTCCACGCCTTTGTCACACCTGCCAGCGGTTCCACGGCACACTTTTCGATCGCACCGAGCTGATGAAGGTCAAGGTGAAGGACCTGCGCGACTACCTCCACCTGCACAAGGTCTCAACGCAGATGTGCCGTGAGAAAGAGGAACTGGTGGAGCTGGTCCTGGGACAGCAGACACAGTCACTCTCTGGCCCAATCGTAAACCCTCTGACCCAAACCGCCACCCAGCACCCAACTCCTCCTCCAgcacaccccaccaccaccacaccctcTACACACCCCGAATCCACCTCCACAGACCATGCCCATTCACAGCCGCCACCCACTCGGGAGGACAGTCAG ACCGTGTCTGTGTTGGTGTCCTCGGGTCTTGAGGAGCCACTGGACACTGAGGGAGATACAGAGCTGCAGGGAGAGCAGGAGCTGCAG TCCTCAGACACAGAGGAGGTGCTGGTGCCAGGCCGCAGGGCGTCGCTGTCCGACCTGGCCGTGGCAGAGGACATCGAGGCCCTCAGCGTCCGGCAGCTCAAGGAGATCCTGGCACGTAACTTTGTCAACTACAAGGGCTGCTGCGAAAAGTGGGAGCTAATGGAGAGGGTCACCCGTCTCTACCACGACCAGAAGGACCTTCAGAATCATCTGG TTTCAAGTACAAACGACAGCACAG ACCCCAGCGGTACCCCTGGCCAGGAGGAGAACCTGTGTAAGATCTGCATGGACTCTCCCATTGACTGTGTCCTGCTGGAGTGTGGCCACATGGTCACCTGCACCAAGTGTGGCAAGCGAATGAACGAGTGTCCCATCTGCAGGCAGTATGTGGTGCGGGCCGTTCATGTCTTTAGATCCTGA